The Apium graveolens cultivar Ventura chromosome 6, ASM990537v1, whole genome shotgun sequence genome contains a region encoding:
- the LOC141668800 gene encoding transcription factor bHLH94-like, producing MAMETLSSSELLDFIIYDTFSVNPYTSCNATSDSCNFHLHDKNSQNYQQQFTAAQQSLINISSSMNLSVKPESTAEQRSLGVQARKKRRRRPKVCKNKEEAETQRMTHITVERNRRKQMNEHLSVLRCLMPESYVQRGDQASIVGGAIDFVKELEHTLQSLETKKFQQLQASGEKEPAETNPFAQFFAFPQFTCSQTPNKHSTCSTTNGAIADIEVTLVETHANIRVLSRRRLRQLSRLIGGFQALYLTILHLNVTSLEPMVLYSISSKVEEGCHLKSSEEIAGAVHQMLIIIEGEEEEEDIGLPYAQHLP from the exons ATGGCCATGGAAACACTTTCTTCAAGTGAACTATTAGACTTTATAATCTATGACACATTCTCTGTTAATCCATACACCTCCTGCAATGCCACTTCTGATTCTTGCAATTTCCACCTCCATGATAAAAATTCTCAAAACTATCAACAACAATTTACAGCTGCTCAGCAGTCTCTCATTAATATCTCTTCTTCAATGAATCTCTCCGTTAAGCCCGAAAGCACCGCAGAGCAGCGGAGCTTGGGTGTCCAAGCCCGGAAGAAGAGGCGGCGAAGACCCAAAGTATGCAAGAACAAAGAAGAAGCCGAGACTCAGAGAATGACTCACATTACTGTTGAAAGAAATCGAAGGAAACAGATGAATGAACATCTTTCCGTGCTGCGATGTCTCATGCCTGAGTCTTATGTTCAAAGG GGAGATCAAGCATCTATAGTTGGTGGTGCTATTGACTTCGTAAAAGAACTTGAGCATACTCTACAAAGCCTTGAAACCAAAAAATTCCAACAACTGCAAGCATCTGGTGAAAAAGAGCCAGCCGAGACAAATCCATTTGCACAATTCTTTGCATTTCCTCAATTCACATGCTCTCAAACCCCTAACAAACACTCTACATGTAGCACGACGAATGGTGCAATAGCAGACATTGAAGTTACTTTGGTTGAAACTCACGCAAACATTAGGGTTCTATCGCGACGAAGGCTCAGGCAGCTCTCAAGATTAATTGGTGGATTTCAGGCACTGTATTTGACCATACTTCACCTCAATGTCACCAGCTTGGAACCAATGGTTCTATACTCAATCAGTAGCAAG GTGGAAGAAGGATGTCACCTGAAATCATCGGAGGAGATAGCAGGTGCAGTACACCAAATGCTCATAATAATTGAAggagaggaagaagaagaagatatAGGCTTACCCTATGCTCAACATTTACCCTAA
- the LOC141668025 gene encoding uncharacterized protein At4g17910-like isoform X3, with translation MVTTAVDFIFVVIPLIIFPTVLADWTYINAILLLTVLLFCFTYRRFVSSVSRERVQPVRIYISSYRVTMMLVTCFCILAVDFNIFPRRYAKTETYGTSVMDLGVGAYVLANSLVSRQARGIMKTSLRNALQSASPLLFLGFARIAFTSGVDYQVHVGEYGIHWNFFFTLAAVSILTSVVNIPPNYCGILGSSILIGYQVFLVRGLNLYLLSEERGADIISQNKEGIYSIFGYWGLYLVGVQLGNYLFFGNHFSATSANYRSRVRVWILAILFWLFTLFLDQYVEKPSRRMCNLAYVTYVLAVNLQFLAMAMLADYIPGPKISILEEAFSKNLLGTFLLANFMTGLVNLSIDTIYVSPVPALIILSIYSSILSVAVVIADFYGFKLKFW, from the exons ATGGTGACAACTGCAGTGGATTTTATATTCGTTGTAATTCCTCTTATTATATTTCCAACT GTCCTGGCAGATTGGACTTATATTAATGCGATCTTGTTGTTGACAGTGTTACTTTTCTGTTTTACATATAGAAG ATTTGTTTCTTCTGTTTCACGGGAAAGGGTCCAGCCTGTTAGGATATATATCTCCTCATACAGGGTTACAATG ATGCTTGTTACATGCTTCTGCATTTTGGCTGTTGACTTCAATATATTTCCTCGGCGTTATGCTAAAACTGAGACTTATGGAACTAGTGTG ATGGACCTGGGGGTAGGTGCATATGTATTGGCAAATTCGCTGGTTTCACGACAAGCACGAGGCATCATGAAAAC GAGTTTGAGAAATGCACTGCAGTCAGCTAGTCCACTTCTTTTCTTAGGGTTTGCTCGCATTGCTTTCACGTCAGGAGTCGACTATCaa GTTCACGTCGGGGAATATGGAATACATTGGAACTTTTTCTTCACACTTGCTGCTGTATCTATACTAACATCAGTAGTTAACATTCCCCCAAATTATTGTGGGATTCTAGGTTCATCAATACTGATAG GTTATCAAGTTTTCTTGGTGCGTGGACTAAATTTATATCTGCTTTCTGAAGAAAGGGGAGCAGACATCATTAGCCAAAACAAAGAAGGGATCTATAGTATATTTG GATACTGGGGCCTGTATCTTGTTGGTGTCCAGTTGGGAAATTATCTCTTTTTCGGAAATCATTTCTCTGCAACAAGTGCAAATTATCGGTCTAGAGTCAGGGTTTGGATTCTTGCAATTCTGTTCTG GCTTTTCACATTATTCCTCGACCAGTACGTTGAAAAGCCTTCCCGCAGAATG TGTAACCTGGCGTATGTTACCTATGTACTGGCGGTGAACCTACAG TTTCTGGCAATGGCAATGCTTGCTGATTATATTCCTGGACCCAAAATTTCCATACTTGAAGAAGCATTCAGCAAAAACTTACTGGGGACATTCCTTTTG GCAAATTTCATGACAGGGTTGGTGAATTTGTCTATAGATACCATATACGTCTCTCCCGTGCCTGCACTAATTATTTTAAGTATCTATTCATCGATTTTATCTGTTGCCGTTGTAATTGcagatttttatggatttaagctAAAGTTTTGGTGA
- the LOC141668025 gene encoding uncharacterized protein At4g17910-like isoform X1 yields MENLVIKPSSLNPNKHLKEQFVSNLNGCSMFEIFVLTSMLSVAILIRRCIGFHGTTDHDNKDASLKKSDDAIVSTKKWSAYMVTTAVDFIFVVIPLIIFPTVLADWTYINAILLLTVLLFCFTYRRFVSSVSRERVQPVRIYISSYRVTMMLVTCFCILAVDFNIFPRRYAKTETYGTSVMDLGVGAYVLANSLVSRQARGIMKTSLRNALQSASPLLFLGFARIAFTSGVDYQVHVGEYGIHWNFFFTLAAVSILTSVVNIPPNYCGILGSSILIGYQVFLVRGLNLYLLSEERGADIISQNKEGIYSIFGYWGLYLVGVQLGNYLFFGNHFSATSANYRSRVRVWILAILFWLFTLFLDQYVEKPSRRMCNLAYVTYVLAVNLQFLAMAMLADYIPGPKISILEEAFSKNLLGTFLLANFMTGLVNLSIDTIYVSPVPALIILSIYSSILSVAVVIADFYGFKLKFW; encoded by the exons TTTCG GTTGCGATACTCATACGTCGCTGCATTGGTTTCCATGGAACAACTG ATCATGATAACAAGGATGCTTCACTCAAAAAAAGTGATGATGCAATTGTTTCTACCAAGAAGTGGAGTGCATACATGGTGACAACTGCAGTGGATTTTATATTCGTTGTAATTCCTCTTATTATATTTCCAACT GTCCTGGCAGATTGGACTTATATTAATGCGATCTTGTTGTTGACAGTGTTACTTTTCTGTTTTACATATAGAAG ATTTGTTTCTTCTGTTTCACGGGAAAGGGTCCAGCCTGTTAGGATATATATCTCCTCATACAGGGTTACAATG ATGCTTGTTACATGCTTCTGCATTTTGGCTGTTGACTTCAATATATTTCCTCGGCGTTATGCTAAAACTGAGACTTATGGAACTAGTGTG ATGGACCTGGGGGTAGGTGCATATGTATTGGCAAATTCGCTGGTTTCACGACAAGCACGAGGCATCATGAAAAC GAGTTTGAGAAATGCACTGCAGTCAGCTAGTCCACTTCTTTTCTTAGGGTTTGCTCGCATTGCTTTCACGTCAGGAGTCGACTATCaa GTTCACGTCGGGGAATATGGAATACATTGGAACTTTTTCTTCACACTTGCTGCTGTATCTATACTAACATCAGTAGTTAACATTCCCCCAAATTATTGTGGGATTCTAGGTTCATCAATACTGATAG GTTATCAAGTTTTCTTGGTGCGTGGACTAAATTTATATCTGCTTTCTGAAGAAAGGGGAGCAGACATCATTAGCCAAAACAAAGAAGGGATCTATAGTATATTTG GATACTGGGGCCTGTATCTTGTTGGTGTCCAGTTGGGAAATTATCTCTTTTTCGGAAATCATTTCTCTGCAACAAGTGCAAATTATCGGTCTAGAGTCAGGGTTTGGATTCTTGCAATTCTGTTCTG GCTTTTCACATTATTCCTCGACCAGTACGTTGAAAAGCCTTCCCGCAGAATG TGTAACCTGGCGTATGTTACCTATGTACTGGCGGTGAACCTACAG TTTCTGGCAATGGCAATGCTTGCTGATTATATTCCTGGACCCAAAATTTCCATACTTGAAGAAGCATTCAGCAAAAACTTACTGGGGACATTCCTTTTG GCAAATTTCATGACAGGGTTGGTGAATTTGTCTATAGATACCATATACGTCTCTCCCGTGCCTGCACTAATTATTTTAAGTATCTATTCATCGATTTTATCTGTTGCCGTTGTAATTGcagatttttatggatttaagctAAAGTTTTGGTGA
- the LOC141668025 gene encoding uncharacterized protein At4g17910-like isoform X2 translates to MFEIFVLTSMLSVAILIRRCIGFHGTTDHDNKDASLKKSDDAIVSTKKWSAYMVTTAVDFIFVVIPLIIFPTVLADWTYINAILLLTVLLFCFTYRRFVSSVSRERVQPVRIYISSYRVTMMLVTCFCILAVDFNIFPRRYAKTETYGTSVMDLGVGAYVLANSLVSRQARGIMKTSLRNALQSASPLLFLGFARIAFTSGVDYQVHVGEYGIHWNFFFTLAAVSILTSVVNIPPNYCGILGSSILIGYQVFLVRGLNLYLLSEERGADIISQNKEGIYSIFGYWGLYLVGVQLGNYLFFGNHFSATSANYRSRVRVWILAILFWLFTLFLDQYVEKPSRRMCNLAYVTYVLAVNLQFLAMAMLADYIPGPKISILEEAFSKNLLGTFLLANFMTGLVNLSIDTIYVSPVPALIILSIYSSILSVAVVIADFYGFKLKFW, encoded by the exons TTTCG GTTGCGATACTCATACGTCGCTGCATTGGTTTCCATGGAACAACTG ATCATGATAACAAGGATGCTTCACTCAAAAAAAGTGATGATGCAATTGTTTCTACCAAGAAGTGGAGTGCATACATGGTGACAACTGCAGTGGATTTTATATTCGTTGTAATTCCTCTTATTATATTTCCAACT GTCCTGGCAGATTGGACTTATATTAATGCGATCTTGTTGTTGACAGTGTTACTTTTCTGTTTTACATATAGAAG ATTTGTTTCTTCTGTTTCACGGGAAAGGGTCCAGCCTGTTAGGATATATATCTCCTCATACAGGGTTACAATG ATGCTTGTTACATGCTTCTGCATTTTGGCTGTTGACTTCAATATATTTCCTCGGCGTTATGCTAAAACTGAGACTTATGGAACTAGTGTG ATGGACCTGGGGGTAGGTGCATATGTATTGGCAAATTCGCTGGTTTCACGACAAGCACGAGGCATCATGAAAAC GAGTTTGAGAAATGCACTGCAGTCAGCTAGTCCACTTCTTTTCTTAGGGTTTGCTCGCATTGCTTTCACGTCAGGAGTCGACTATCaa GTTCACGTCGGGGAATATGGAATACATTGGAACTTTTTCTTCACACTTGCTGCTGTATCTATACTAACATCAGTAGTTAACATTCCCCCAAATTATTGTGGGATTCTAGGTTCATCAATACTGATAG GTTATCAAGTTTTCTTGGTGCGTGGACTAAATTTATATCTGCTTTCTGAAGAAAGGGGAGCAGACATCATTAGCCAAAACAAAGAAGGGATCTATAGTATATTTG GATACTGGGGCCTGTATCTTGTTGGTGTCCAGTTGGGAAATTATCTCTTTTTCGGAAATCATTTCTCTGCAACAAGTGCAAATTATCGGTCTAGAGTCAGGGTTTGGATTCTTGCAATTCTGTTCTG GCTTTTCACATTATTCCTCGACCAGTACGTTGAAAAGCCTTCCCGCAGAATG TGTAACCTGGCGTATGTTACCTATGTACTGGCGGTGAACCTACAG TTTCTGGCAATGGCAATGCTTGCTGATTATATTCCTGGACCCAAAATTTCCATACTTGAAGAAGCATTCAGCAAAAACTTACTGGGGACATTCCTTTTG GCAAATTTCATGACAGGGTTGGTGAATTTGTCTATAGATACCATATACGTCTCTCCCGTGCCTGCACTAATTATTTTAAGTATCTATTCATCGATTTTATCTGTTGCCGTTGTAATTGcagatttttatggatttaagctAAAGTTTTGGTGA